A region from the Gavia stellata isolate bGavSte3 chromosome 12, bGavSte3.hap2, whole genome shotgun sequence genome encodes:
- the LOC132317904 gene encoding basic salivary proline-rich protein 3-like has translation MAEGGPATPPRPDSRTSHPGNPESRAQRQQTLVRPEKPPRPPPPQFPRPDSRTSRHDNSDSWSQRKQPPLRMENPSRPPSPRPPRPDSRTSHPGNPETQNQRQQTLVRPEKPPRPPPPQFPRPDSRTSRHDNSDSWSQRNQPPLWLFPRPDSRTSRHDNSDSWSQRKQPPLQMENPSRPPSPRAPRPDSRTSRHDNSDSWSHRNQPPLRMENPSRPPSPRAPRPDSRTSHPGNPESQNQRQQTLVRPEKPPRPPPPQFPRPDSRTSRHDNSDSWSQRKQPPLRMENPSRPPSPRPTRPDSRTSHPGNPETQNQRQQTLVRPEKPPRPPPPQFPRPDSRTSRHDNSDSWSQRNQPPLWLPPRPDSRTSHPGNPESQAQRQQTLVRPEKPPRPPPPQFPRPDSRTSRHDNSDSWSQHNQPPLRMENPSRPPSPWLARPDSWTSHPGNPESRAQRQQTLVRHEEPPRPPPPQFPRPDSRTSRHDNS, from the exons ATGGCTGAAGGCGGCCCCGCCACG CCCCCGCGCCCGGACAGCCGGACCAGCCACCCCGGCAACCCTGAGAGCCGGGCTCAACGCCAGCAAACGCTGGTCCGGCCTGAAAAGCCACCGCGCCCACCCCCACCACAGTTCCCGCGCCCGGACAGCCGGACCAGCCGCCACGACAACTCTGACAGCTGGTCCCAACGCAAGCAGCCGCCACTCCGGATGGAAAACCCGTCGCGCCCACCCTCCCCACGGCCCCCGCGCCCGGACAGCCGGACCAGCCACCCCGGCAACCCTGAGACCCAGAATCAACGCCAGCAAACGCTGGTCCGGCCTGAAAAGCCACCGCGCCCACCCCCACCACAGTTCCCGCGCCCGGACAGCCGGACCAGCCGCCACGACAACTCTGACAGCTGGTCCCAACGCAACCAGCCACCCCTCTGGCTT TTCCCGCGCCCGGACAGCCGGACCAGCCGCCACGACAACTCTGACAGCTGGTCCCAACGCAAGCAGCCGCCGCTCCAGATGGAAAACCCGTCGCGCCCACCCTCCCCACGGGCCCCGCGCCCGGACAGCCGGACCAGCCGCCACGACAACTCTGACAGCTGGTCCCATCGCAACCAGCCGCCGCTCCGGATGGAAAACCCGTCGCGCCCACCCTCCCCACGGGCCCCGCGCCCGGACAGCCGGACCAGCCACCCCGGCAACCCTGAGAGCCAGAATCAACGCCAGCAAACGCTGGTCCGGCCTGAAAAGCCACCGCGCCCACCCCCACCACAGTTCCCGCGCCCGGACAGCCGGACCAGCCGCCACGACAACTCTGACAGCTGGTCCCAACGCAAGCAGCCGCCGCTCCGGATGGAAAACCCGTCGCGCCCACCCTCCCCACGGCCAACGCGCCCGGACAGCCGGACCAGCCACCCCGGCAACCCTGAGACCCAGAATCAACGCCAGCAAACGCTGGTCCGGCCTGAAAAGCCACCGCGCCCACCCCCACCACAGTTCCCGCGCCCGGACAGCCGGACCAGCCGCCACGACAACTCTGACAGCTGGTCCCAACGCAACCAGCCACCCCTCTGGCTT CCCCCGCGCCCGGACAGCCGGACCAGCCACCCCGGCAACCCTGAGAGCCAGGCTCAACGCCAGCAAACGCTGGTCCGGCCTGAAAAGCCACCGCGCCCACCCCCACCACAGTTCCCGCGCCCGGACAGCCGGACCAGCCGCCACGACAACTCTGACAGCTGGTCCCAACACAACCAGCCGCCGCTCCGGATGGAAAACCCGTCGCGCCCACCCTCCCCATGGCTCGCGCGCCCGGACAGCTGGACCAGCCACCCCGGCAACCCTGAGAGCCGGGCTCAACGCCAGCAAACGCTGGTCCGGCATGAAGAGCCACCGCGCCCACCCCCACCACAGTTCCCGCGCCCGGACAGCCGGACCAGCCGCCACGACAACTCTTGA